The proteins below are encoded in one region of Flammeovirga kamogawensis:
- a CDS encoding carboxypeptidase-like regulatory domain-containing protein, whose translation MKILLTVFFITFHSVFVFSQSIHGVVYDEESKETLPFTSITISSSKTVGTVSNKEGRFKIHENLFAENDTIIFSYGGYATEKIPVKKLGKENKIFLHPSIIDLKTVEISANAKSLTPKDIMKRIEDNFEDNYPKTLNKQTIFSHNYSITKFLDDDPLSLKKTNFEGLDRATIERVVEMMPKQFVDYNDMKFNFFQNDDETKIEPIQGLSLEESSMEKIGDQITEELDVFIKDIEKSLTEEDVYYKFRTGIISSKLDMEAEDTVDTQAIDSGFYRIPVKYINSSVKEINKEYASVEGDNWEFVTKPGKYKYEMEGANMLQDEVVYKISFTPKSGGLFQGTMYVSVDTYAILQLDFEYAEGKRGTNIHLFGIGYTENFKKGRVMFEKDANDKYYLKYIYKEEDLEFSVERNFSIVKKKKRFMMDKKLNEIKMTANIKMSSSTIQEALILNRSSISQSEFDSFSEPRKMKIIKKVSNDANFWENGTALVPTKELEEYKRQD comes from the coding sequence CATTACCATTTACAAGTATCACCATATCTTCTAGTAAAACAGTGGGTACGGTTTCTAATAAAGAAGGGCGTTTCAAAATACATGAAAATCTCTTTGCAGAAAACGATACAATTATTTTTAGTTATGGTGGGTATGCTACAGAAAAAATTCCTGTGAAGAAGCTAGGAAAGGAGAATAAAATTTTCCTTCATCCAAGTATTATTGATTTGAAAACGGTAGAGATATCTGCGAATGCTAAAAGTTTAACGCCAAAAGATATTATGAAAAGAATTGAAGATAATTTTGAAGATAATTATCCTAAAACTCTGAATAAGCAGACAATTTTTTCTCACAATTATAGTATCACAAAATTTTTAGATGATGATCCCCTTTCGCTTAAGAAAACCAATTTTGAAGGGTTAGATAGAGCAACAATTGAGAGGGTGGTCGAAATGATGCCAAAACAATTTGTTGATTATAATGATATGAAGTTTAATTTCTTTCAGAATGATGATGAAACTAAAATAGAACCAATTCAAGGCCTTTCATTGGAAGAAAGCTCAATGGAAAAAATTGGAGATCAAATAACGGAAGAATTGGATGTTTTTATAAAAGATATTGAGAAGAGTTTAACCGAAGAAGATGTATACTACAAATTTAGAACAGGCATAATTTCATCGAAATTAGATATGGAAGCAGAAGATACAGTAGATACTCAAGCTATTGATAGTGGATTTTACCGTATACCCGTAAAATATATTAATTCTTCTGTAAAAGAAATAAATAAGGAATATGCTAGTGTAGAAGGAGATAACTGGGAATTTGTAACTAAACCTGGCAAATATAAATACGAGATGGAGGGTGCGAATATGTTACAAGATGAAGTTGTTTATAAAATTAGTTTTACACCAAAAAGTGGAGGCCTATTTCAGGGAACAATGTATGTTTCTGTAGATACTTATGCTATTTTACAATTAGATTTCGAATATGCAGAAGGGAAAAGAGGTACTAATATTCATTTATTTGGTATAGGTTATACAGAGAATTTTAAGAAAGGGAGGGTAATGTTTGAAAAAGATGCAAACGATAAATATTACCTAAAATATATCTATAAAGAAGAAGATTTGGAGTTTTCTGTAGAACGGAATTTTTCAATAGTAAAAAAGAAAAAGCGTTTTATGATGGATAAGAAACTGAATGAAATAAAAATGACAGCAAATATTAAGATGTCATCATCAACCATTCAAGAAGCTTTAATTCTAAATAGATCAAGCATTTCTCAAAGTGAGTTTGACTCTTTTTCTGAACCACGAAAAATGAAGATTATAAAAAAGGTATCTAATGATGCTAATTTCTGGGAAAATGGAACTGCTTTAGTGCCTACCAAAGAATTAGAAGAGTATAAAAGACAAGATTAA
- a CDS encoding GH36-type glycosyl hydrolase domain-containing protein has translation MKYGFFDDSNKEYVITNPATPFPWINYLGNEDFFSLVSNTAGGYSFYKDAKFRRLNRYRYNNVPMDNGGRYFYIKDGDTMWSPGWKPVKTELDSYECRHGLSYTKIKGEKNGLEAEVTMFVPLGNWAEIQKMTLTNTSSEPKTFKLFSYNEWCLWNAEDDQNNLQRNLNTGEVEIDGATLYHKTEYKERRNHYAFYHLNSEIDGFDTDRESFIGLYNEFSNPQAVLDGAPRNSEAHGWSPIASHYKEITLAPGQSEDLIFILGYVENAEDDKWESKGVINKTKAKALINKFDTVEKVDAALAELASYWENLLSVINIEHEDDKLNRMVNIWNQYQCMVTFNMSRSASFFEVGIGRGMGFRDSNQDLIGFVHQIPERARERIIDIASTQFPDGGCYHQYQPLTKRGNDAIGGGFNDDPMWLILGTVSYIKESGDFSILDEMVPFDNNPALAKTLFDHLTISFNHVINNLGPNGLPLIGRADWNDCLNLNCFSNDPNESFQTTENNTTGSKAESLMIAGLFVVYGKDYIELCKELGKTEEAKRATAYVDTMIEAVKEKGWDGEWYLRAYDYYGKKVGSNENEEAKIFIESQGWCSMAEIGIEEGMVEKSLNSVKERLDTPYGIVLNNPAFTEYKIEYGEISTYPAGYKENAGIFCHNNPWIMIGETKLGRGNEAWQYYKQISPAYLEEVQDLHKVEPYVYCQMIAGKDAYKPGEGKNSWLSGTAAWNFYAVVQYILGINPDYNGLMIDPCIPNEWKGYKVDRKFRGATYNIEIKNPNGVSKGVAAIIVNGEEIEGNIIPVLPAGNHSVEVIMGEPKIASNKEIEELSVN, from the coding sequence ATGAAATACGGATTTTTCGATGATAGCAACAAAGAATATGTTATCACAAACCCAGCTACTCCATTCCCTTGGATTAATTATTTAGGTAATGAAGACTTTTTCTCATTGGTTTCTAACACGGCAGGAGGATATTCTTTTTACAAAGATGCTAAATTTCGTCGTCTAAATAGATACAGATATAATAATGTCCCTATGGACAATGGCGGTCGTTATTTTTATATTAAAGATGGAGATACTATGTGGTCTCCAGGCTGGAAACCTGTAAAAACAGAACTTGATAGTTATGAATGTCGTCATGGTTTAAGTTATACTAAAATTAAAGGCGAAAAAAATGGTTTAGAAGCAGAGGTAACAATGTTTGTACCTCTTGGAAATTGGGCAGAAATTCAGAAAATGACGCTGACCAACACTTCTTCTGAACCAAAAACATTTAAGCTATTCTCTTATAACGAATGGTGTTTATGGAATGCTGAAGACGACCAAAACAATTTACAACGTAACTTAAACACTGGTGAAGTTGAAATTGATGGTGCTACATTGTACCATAAAACAGAATATAAAGAACGCCGTAACCATTATGCATTTTATCACTTGAATAGTGAAATTGATGGTTTTGATACTGATAGAGAATCATTTATTGGTTTATACAATGAGTTTTCTAACCCTCAAGCAGTTTTAGATGGTGCTCCTCGTAATTCAGAAGCTCATGGTTGGTCTCCAATCGCTTCTCATTACAAAGAAATTACACTTGCTCCTGGTCAATCAGAAGATTTAATCTTTATTCTAGGTTATGTTGAAAATGCCGAGGATGATAAGTGGGAAAGTAAAGGTGTTATTAATAAAACAAAAGCAAAAGCACTTATCAATAAGTTTGATACTGTTGAGAAAGTTGATGCTGCTCTTGCTGAATTAGCAAGTTATTGGGAAAATTTATTATCTGTGATTAACATTGAGCACGAAGATGATAAATTGAATAGAATGGTTAATATTTGGAACCAGTACCAATGTATGGTAACCTTTAATATGTCTCGCTCTGCTTCTTTCTTTGAAGTAGGCATTGGCAGAGGAATGGGTTTCAGAGATTCAAATCAAGATTTAATTGGTTTTGTACACCAAATTCCAGAAAGAGCAAGAGAAAGAATTATTGATATTGCATCAACACAATTCCCTGATGGTGGTTGTTATCATCAATATCAACCTCTAACAAAAAGAGGAAATGATGCTATTGGTGGTGGTTTTAATGACGACCCAATGTGGTTAATTTTAGGAACTGTTAGTTACATTAAAGAAAGTGGAGATTTCTCTATTTTAGATGAGATGGTTCCTTTTGATAACAACCCTGCTTTAGCTAAAACGTTATTTGATCATTTAACAATTTCATTTAATCACGTAATCAATAATTTAGGCCCTAATGGACTACCTTTAATTGGGCGTGCAGATTGGAATGATTGTTTAAACCTAAATTGTTTCTCAAACGATCCTAACGAATCTTTCCAAACTACAGAAAACAATACTACAGGCTCTAAAGCTGAATCTTTAATGATTGCAGGCCTGTTTGTAGTTTACGGTAAAGATTACATTGAATTGTGTAAAGAACTAGGTAAAACAGAAGAAGCAAAACGTGCAACTGCTTATGTTGATACCATGATTGAAGCTGTGAAAGAAAAAGGATGGGATGGAGAATGGTACCTACGTGCTTATGATTATTATGGTAAGAAAGTTGGTTCTAATGAAAATGAAGAAGCAAAAATCTTTATAGAATCTCAAGGATGGTGTTCTATGGCTGAAATTGGCATTGAAGAAGGAATGGTTGAAAAATCGTTGAACAGTGTGAAAGAAAGGTTAGATACTCCATATGGTATTGTTTTAAACAATCCTGCCTTTACTGAATATAAAATTGAATACGGTGAAATCTCTACATACCCTGCTGGCTATAAAGAAAATGCAGGTATTTTCTGTCATAATAATCCATGGATTATGATTGGCGAAACTAAACTTGGCAGAGGCAACGAAGCGTGGCAATATTATAAGCAAATATCTCCTGCTTATTTAGAAGAAGTACAAGATCTTCATAAAGTTGAACCTTATGTATATTGCCAAATGATTGCAGGTAAAGATGCCTATAAACCTGGTGAGGGTAAAAATTCTTGGTTATCAGGTACTGCAGCATGGAATTTCTATGCAGTTGTACAATATATTTTAGGTATTAATCCAGATTACAATGGTTTAATGATTGACCCATGTATTCCAAATGAATGGAAGGGTTACAAAGTAGATCGAAAATTTAGAGGAGCTACCTATAACATCGAAATCAAGAACCCAAACGGTGTTTCTAAAGGTGTTGCAGCTATTATTGTAAATGGAGAAGAAATAGAAGGAAATATTATTCCTGTTTTACCAGCAGGTAATCATAGTGTTGAAGTAATTATGGGTGAGCCTAAAATTGCAAGTAACAAAGAAATTGAAGAGTTATCAGTTAACTAA